Proteins found in one Nostoc sp. NIES-3756 genomic segment:
- the btpA gene encoding photosystem I biogenesis protein BtpA, producing MDLYQLFKTRTPIIGVVHLLPLPTSARWGGSLKAVIDRAEQEATALASGGVDGIIVENFFDAPFTKNQVDPAVVSAMTVVVQRIQNLVTLPIGLNVLRNDGKSAMAIATCVRAQFIRVNVLTGVMATDQGLIEGEAHQLLRYRRELGSDVKILADVLVKHARPLSSPNLTVAVKDTIERGLADAVILSGWATGSPPNQEDLELACGAANGTPVFIGSGANWENVGTLLQAANGVIVSSSLKRQGKIEQPIDPIRVSQFVEAARRNWNSKGESKSISSVTIHS from the coding sequence GTGGACTTATATCAACTATTTAAAACTCGCACACCGATAATTGGCGTGGTGCATCTGCTACCACTTCCGACTTCCGCCCGTTGGGGAGGTAGCCTCAAAGCAGTGATTGACCGTGCAGAACAAGAGGCAACAGCGCTTGCTAGTGGCGGAGTTGACGGTATTATTGTAGAAAATTTTTTCGATGCGCCATTTACGAAAAATCAGGTAGATCCAGCAGTTGTGAGTGCTATGACTGTGGTAGTGCAACGGATACAGAATTTGGTGACGTTGCCCATAGGATTAAATGTATTGCGCAATGATGGCAAAAGTGCAATGGCGATCGCCACTTGTGTCCGCGCTCAATTTATTCGAGTCAACGTCCTTACAGGGGTAATGGCAACAGATCAAGGGTTAATTGAGGGAGAAGCCCATCAATTACTCCGCTATCGCCGAGAATTGGGTAGCGATGTGAAAATTCTCGCTGATGTGTTAGTCAAACACGCTCGTCCTCTGAGTTCGCCTAATCTTACCGTTGCGGTGAAAGACACTATCGAACGGGGTTTAGCCGATGCGGTAATTTTATCTGGTTGGGCTACAGGTAGTCCCCCTAATCAAGAAGATTTAGAACTAGCTTGTGGTGCTGCTAATGGCACACCCGTATTTATCGGCAGTGGGGCTAACTGGGAAAACGTTGGTACACTGTTGCAGGCTGCTAATGGTGTAATTGTTTCCAGTTCCCTCAAACGTCAAGGTAAAATCGAGCAACCAATTGACCCGATTCGCGTCAGCCAATTTGTGGAAGCTGCACGCCGCAATTGGAACTCTAAAGGTGAGAGTAAATCTATTTCCTCTGTGACTATACATTCTTAG
- a CDS encoding vitamin K epoxide reductase family protein, which produces MIRRRSTPWIHKWSRPIIAAIAGLGALNTGYLTIEKLTGGSPACVAQVGAKGCTDVLSSPWATVFGQPLALFGFLAYTGMLILALAPLVLKGGENNKDKRLENLTWWLLLVGAIAMSVFSGYLIYLLAFQIKAVCLYCISSALFSLSLLVLTIVGRSWEDVGQIFFTALIVGMVTLIGTLGIYSGLNKPDVTSTIPPGQLPAFVPQTNPNPEFGWEINTTSGEAEIALAQHLVKVGAKEYVAYWCPHCHEQKLLFGKEAYQIIGDNIKVECAADSPKAKVDLCKAANIQSFPTWIINGQTYSGVRNLTELAKITGYTGPSNFKYFK; this is translated from the coding sequence ATGATTCGTCGCCGTTCTACTCCTTGGATTCATAAATGGTCGCGTCCAATAATTGCCGCGATCGCCGGTCTGGGCGCTCTCAATACCGGCTATTTAACTATTGAGAAGTTAACAGGAGGGAGTCCTGCTTGTGTGGCTCAGGTTGGGGCTAAAGGGTGTACTGATGTACTCTCTAGCCCTTGGGCCACAGTTTTTGGACAGCCATTAGCGTTGTTTGGGTTTTTGGCCTATACCGGAATGTTAATTTTGGCTCTAGCTCCCCTTGTCTTGAAAGGTGGAGAAAATAATAAAGACAAGCGGCTAGAAAATTTGACATGGTGGCTACTGTTGGTGGGTGCGATCGCTATGTCGGTCTTCAGTGGCTACTTAATATATTTGCTAGCATTCCAAATCAAAGCAGTTTGTCTTTATTGTATTAGTTCGGCTTTGTTCTCCCTGAGCCTTTTGGTATTAACAATTGTCGGGCGCTCTTGGGAAGATGTGGGGCAAATCTTCTTTACTGCTCTGATTGTGGGGATGGTAACACTAATTGGAACTTTAGGTATTTACTCTGGTCTAAATAAACCGGATGTTACCTCGACTATACCGCCTGGACAACTGCCCGCTTTTGTACCTCAAACCAACCCTAACCCGGAATTTGGCTGGGAAATTAACACAACTTCCGGTGAAGCAGAAATTGCCCTAGCACAGCATTTAGTTAAAGTAGGCGCTAAAGAGTACGTTGCCTACTGGTGTCCTCACTGTCACGAACAGAAGTTACTCTTTGGTAAAGAAGCTTATCAAATCATCGGTGACAATATTAAGGTAGAGTGTGCTGCCGATAGTCCTAAAGCAAAAGTAGACTTGTGCAAAGCTGCTAACATTCAAAGCTTCCCTACTTGGATTATCAATGGTCAAACCTATAGCGGAGTAAGAAATCTGACAGAACTGGCAAAGATTACAGGTTATACAGGCCCAAGCAATTTCAAGTATTTTAAATAA
- a CDS encoding CHASE2 domain-containing protein encodes MNKQLGKRFIKLSQGIKKWLSRVPRELITASFIVFCVLFLRYLGLLQSVELAALDQFFRIRPYEQLDDRITIVAIDEKSLRYGFPIPDGVIANLLKKIQANQPRAIGLDIYRNLPPKDGNEILINTYKSIPNLIGTQLLANNQNSHVPPPIGLNSKQVGFNNLIYDIDGQVRRSLLYWHIDNQPYESFALKLALLYLESENIFPSKGVINPRSLRLGKTEFIRFQENDGAYIKADARGYQILSNFPKPRCHASNVDFCAFRKVSMVDVLANKVPKNWIQDRIILIGSTAPSIQDFVFIPYSSDWMKEAKPVPGIEVQAYFVSQLISAALEGRPLLQVWSKFWESLWIFSWSYLGAVTAWRIRRAVSSILAIFVGCSLIFLIAYFVFLLGWWIPLMPSLISFVSSAIWIINYLAHMQEELKRSTEFLQKVIDTIPDPIFVKNEKHQWIILNDAYCRFIGYPDTVLVEKSEFEFFPKHEAEIFRQQDELVFQSKIPQEHEEEFTDAYGKTHLIATKRSLHQDAAGNVFLVGVIRDITQRKLMEEELKRTAAELFRSNNELKLKEDHLRYLAYHDPLTCLPNRKYFAEQLYESVNWAKQNNLLLGLLFIDLDGFKQVNDNLGHEIGDRLLLVIAQRLSNSLRNSDIVARLGGDEFTVILRAIPNVQVAAKVAEKILVNITEPIVFNGRSTKVSASIGISIYPDTSLDADTLIKQADAAMYRAKHLGKNRFEFA; translated from the coding sequence ATGAATAAGCAACTAGGTAAGCGTTTTATCAAGTTAAGTCAAGGAATAAAAAAATGGCTTAGTCGAGTGCCAAGAGAGTTAATAACTGCCTCGTTCATTGTTTTTTGTGTGCTTTTTTTGCGATATTTAGGTTTATTACAATCTGTAGAATTGGCTGCATTGGATCAATTTTTTCGTATTCGTCCCTATGAACAACTTGATGACCGGATTACTATAGTTGCTATTGATGAGAAATCTTTGCGTTATGGTTTTCCTATTCCTGATGGTGTTATTGCTAATTTATTAAAAAAAATACAAGCTAATCAACCCCGTGCTATTGGTCTAGATATCTATCGAAATTTACCACCTAAAGATGGTAATGAAATTTTGATAAATACTTATAAATCAATTCCCAACTTGATTGGCACACAACTCTTAGCAAATAATCAAAATTCTCATGTTCCACCACCAATAGGATTAAACAGTAAACAAGTAGGTTTTAATAATTTAATCTATGATATCGATGGACAAGTAAGACGTAGTTTATTGTATTGGCATATCGATAATCAGCCATATGAGAGTTTTGCTTTAAAGTTAGCTTTGTTGTATTTGGAATCAGAGAATATTTTTCCAAGTAAAGGAGTTATCAACCCAAGGTCTTTGCGGTTAGGAAAAACTGAATTTATCCGATTTCAGGAAAATGATGGTGCTTATATAAAAGCCGATGCTAGAGGCTATCAGATTTTGTCTAATTTTCCTAAGCCACGCTGTCATGCTTCTAATGTAGATTTCTGTGCTTTCCGAAAGGTAAGTATGGTAGATGTGCTGGCTAATAAAGTACCAAAAAACTGGATTCAAGACCGGATTATTTTAATTGGTTCTACAGCTCCTAGCATTCAAGATTTTGTATTTATTCCCTATTCTAGTGATTGGATGAAAGAAGCGAAGCCTGTACCTGGAATTGAAGTACAAGCTTATTTTGTTAGTCAGTTAATTTCTGCTGCTTTGGAAGGAAGACCATTATTACAAGTTTGGTCTAAGTTTTGGGAATCTTTATGGATTTTTAGCTGGTCTTATTTAGGTGCAGTGACTGCATGGAGGATACGCCGAGCAGTTTCCAGCATTTTAGCTATATTCGTTGGCTGTAGCTTAATTTTTTTAATTGCATATTTTGTTTTTTTATTAGGATGGTGGATACCTTTAATGCCATCATTAATAAGTTTTGTTAGTTCAGCAATTTGGATTATTAACTATCTTGCTCATATGCAGGAAGAGTTAAAGCGTTCTACAGAATTTTTACAGAAAGTTATTGATACAATCCCTGATCCCATTTTCGTCAAAAATGAAAAGCATCAATGGATAATTTTAAATGATGCTTACTGTAGATTTATTGGTTATCCTGATACAGTGTTAGTGGAAAAATCAGAATTTGAGTTTTTTCCCAAACATGAAGCGGAAATTTTTCGACAACAAGATGAATTGGTATTTCAAAGTAAAATACCTCAGGAACATGAGGAGGAATTTACTGATGCTTATGGAAAAACTCATCTAATTGCTACTAAGCGATCGCTTCATCAAGATGCTGCTGGTAATGTCTTTCTAGTTGGGGTAATCCGCGATATCACTCAGCGCAAGTTAATGGAGGAGGAACTTAAGCGAACAGCAGCAGAATTATTTCGTTCTAATAATGAATTAAAACTTAAAGAAGACCATTTACGCTATTTAGCTTATCACGACCCTTTAACTTGTCTACCGAATCGTAAGTACTTTGCTGAACAACTTTACGAATCTGTGAACTGGGCAAAACAGAACAATCTCTTACTTGGGCTGCTATTTATTGATTTAGATGGCTTCAAGCAAGTGAATGATAACCTCGGTCATGAAATAGGCGATCGCTTATTATTGGTAATAGCTCAACGACTGAGCAATTCTTTACGTAATAGTGATATAGTTGCTCGTTTAGGCGGCGACGAGTTTACCGTGATTTTGCGGGCGATACCCAATGTACAAGTAGCTGCTAAAGTCGCTGAAAAAATTCTTGTAAATATTACTGAGCCAATTGTCTTTAACGGACGCAGTACCAAGGTTTCCGCTAGTATTGGCATTAGTATTTACCCAGATACTAGTTTAGATGCTGATACATTGATAAAACAGGCAGATGCTGCCATGTACCGAGCCAAACATCTAGGGAAAAACCGTTTTGAATTTGCTTAA
- the rimO gene encoding 30S ribosomal protein S12 methylthiotransferase RimO, with protein sequence MGEKPTIAISHLGCEKNRIDTEHMLGLLVQAGYGVDTNEELADYVIVNTCSFIEAAREESVRTLVELAESNKKIVITGCMAQHFQAQLLEELPEAVAVVGTGDYHKIVNVIERAEQGERLTLVSAEPTYIADETTPRYRTTTEGVAYLRVAEGCDYRCAFCIIPHLRGNQRSRTIESIVAEAEQLVAQGVQEIILISQITTNYGLDIYGKPKLAELLRALGKVNVPWIRMHYAYPTGLTPDVIAAIQETPNVLPYLDLPLQHSHPEVLRSMNRPWQGRVNDDIIERLKIAIPGAVLRTTFIVGFPGETEAQFEHLLQFVQRHEFDHVGVFTFSKEEGTPAYKLPDQLPQEVMDERRDRLMALQQPISWRKNQQEVGKTVEVLIEQENPENGKLIGRSGRFSPEVDGLVYVDGEAKLGTIVPVKIYSADEYDLFGQVSNN encoded by the coding sequence ATGGGTGAAAAGCCAACAATAGCAATTTCTCACTTGGGCTGTGAGAAAAATCGAATTGATACCGAACACATGTTAGGGCTGCTAGTACAAGCAGGCTATGGTGTAGATACAAATGAAGAGTTAGCTGATTACGTAATTGTCAATACTTGTAGTTTTATTGAAGCCGCTAGAGAAGAATCTGTTAGAACTTTAGTAGAACTGGCTGAGTCCAACAAAAAAATTGTCATTACAGGCTGTATGGCGCAGCACTTCCAAGCGCAATTATTGGAAGAGTTGCCAGAAGCAGTTGCAGTAGTTGGCACAGGGGACTACCATAAGATAGTTAACGTAATTGAAAGGGCAGAGCAAGGCGAGCGCTTAACGCTAGTTAGTGCAGAACCCACTTATATTGCAGATGAAACTACACCACGTTACCGGACTACTACCGAAGGCGTTGCTTACCTGCGAGTAGCCGAAGGGTGTGATTACCGTTGTGCATTTTGCATAATTCCCCACTTACGCGGGAACCAACGATCGCGTACTATAGAATCTATAGTGGCTGAAGCAGAGCAGCTAGTTGCTCAAGGGGTACAAGAGATTATTCTCATTTCCCAAATCACCACAAACTATGGTTTGGATATCTATGGTAAGCCGAAACTAGCCGAATTACTGCGGGCTTTAGGGAAAGTTAATGTACCCTGGATCAGGATGCACTACGCTTATCCTACGGGATTAACCCCGGATGTTATAGCGGCAATTCAAGAAACGCCAAACGTGTTACCATATTTGGATTTGCCCCTACAACATTCTCATCCTGAAGTTCTCCGTTCTATGAACCGTCCCTGGCAAGGGCGAGTCAACGATGACATCATCGAGCGCCTCAAGATAGCCATTCCAGGTGCTGTGTTACGGACAACATTTATAGTAGGCTTCCCTGGAGAAACAGAAGCACAATTTGAGCATTTACTACAGTTCGTCCAACGGCATGAGTTTGACCATGTGGGCGTGTTCACCTTCTCAAAAGAAGAAGGAACCCCCGCTTACAAGCTACCCGACCAACTGCCCCAAGAGGTGATGGATGAACGCCGCGATCGCCTCATGGCACTCCAGCAACCTATTTCTTGGCGCAAAAACCAGCAGGAAGTCGGCAAAACTGTTGAAGTCCTGATTGAACAAGAAAATCCTGAAAATGGGAAATTAATCGGTCGTTCCGGCAGATTTTCTCCAGAAGTTGATGGTCTGGTCTACGTTGATGGCGAGGCGAAGTTAGGCACTATCGTCCCTGTGAAGATTTACAGCGCGGATGAGTATGACCTTTTTGGTCAAGTCAGTAATAACTGA
- a CDS encoding aldo/keto reductase — METITLGKNGPTVTPLCIGTWAWGDKLFWNYGNGYGPEQLEEAFNAALEAGVTFFDTAEIYGFGLSEELLGKFIKQAKQPVQIATKFGPVPWRFTGQSVSDALTDSLKRLQLERVDLYQVHWPFAFLLSQETLLNTLADEVKRGRIAAVGVSNYSASQMREAHQILAARGVPLAVNQVRYSLLTRQIETNGILATARELDVTILAYSPLAQGLLTGKYSPESGESPIGARSIDPRFNKDGLQKIAPVISLLRSLGEKYDRTPVQVALNWLIGQGNVIPIAGVKNAKQVQQNAGALGWRLSDEEVQELDKVTRQWK, encoded by the coding sequence GTGGAAACAATTACCTTAGGGAAAAATGGCCCTACTGTTACACCCCTTTGTATCGGAACTTGGGCTTGGGGTGATAAACTTTTCTGGAATTATGGCAATGGCTACGGCCCGGAACAGTTAGAGGAAGCATTTAACGCAGCATTAGAGGCTGGCGTTACCTTCTTTGACACAGCAGAAATCTACGGGTTTGGTTTATCAGAAGAATTATTAGGAAAATTCATCAAACAGGCGAAACAACCTGTACAAATCGCCACGAAATTTGGCCCTGTCCCTTGGCGCTTTACAGGTCAGTCTGTTTCCGATGCCTTAACAGATAGTCTCAAACGCCTACAACTTGAGCGTGTAGACTTGTACCAAGTACATTGGCCATTTGCTTTTTTGTTAAGTCAAGAAACTTTGTTAAACACCTTAGCTGATGAGGTGAAGCGCGGTAGAATTGCCGCAGTTGGTGTAAGTAATTACTCAGCATCACAAATGCGGGAAGCTCATCAAATCCTAGCAGCTAGGGGTGTACCTTTAGCAGTGAATCAAGTCCGCTATTCTTTGCTCACTCGCCAAATAGAAACTAACGGTATCTTAGCAACTGCTCGTGAATTAGATGTAACAATTTTAGCCTATAGTCCCTTGGCGCAAGGTCTACTTACAGGAAAATATTCACCTGAAAGTGGCGAAAGCCCGATAGGAGCTAGAAGTATAGACCCAAGATTTAATAAAGATGGGTTACAAAAAATTGCCCCAGTAATATCACTACTACGTAGCTTAGGCGAAAAATACGATCGCACTCCTGTGCAAGTCGCCCTAAACTGGTTAATTGGTCAAGGTAACGTAATTCCTATCGCTGGAGTCAAAAACGCCAAACAGGTACAGCAAAATGCAGGTGCTTTAGGTTGGAGATTAAGCGACGAGGAAGTTCAGGAGTTAGATAAAGTTACTCGTCAGTGGAAATAA
- a CDS encoding DUF3120 domain-containing protein gives MINNTLASYAASTTTAITELQQSDAGQKNNIRDLESTLQASPSLPLALVARQTWLVFAAAVFLVSVPVFIEAPLVRSLPTVSLAMTGFWVWLSFKLMSRPATYVWGDLLFGFSWSWLAGGIYWGWLRWEPLWHLPVESIGLPFACWCLYRNWGKVGNWFYLGSLLGTVLTDVYFYVVDLMPYWRQIMLVEPAKVSPILQSAVSQVQTPWGIGWAVILGLGLLIAGIIPLKQKQRHWYAFSGAVLSTILVDSLFLIAALTA, from the coding sequence TTGATTAATAATACATTGGCTTCTTACGCGGCTTCTACCACTACAGCGATTACAGAATTACAGCAAAGCGACGCTGGGCAGAAAAATAATATTAGAGATTTGGAATCAACATTACAAGCCTCTCCTTCGCTGCCCTTAGCCTTAGTTGCCAGGCAAACTTGGCTAGTGTTTGCAGCAGCAGTGTTTCTGGTATCAGTGCCTGTATTTATAGAAGCACCATTAGTGCGATCGCTACCCACCGTTAGTTTAGCGATGACGGGATTTTGGGTATGGCTCAGTTTTAAATTAATGTCTCGTCCAGCAACTTATGTTTGGGGGGATTTACTTTTCGGCTTTAGCTGGAGTTGGCTTGCTGGTGGAATTTACTGGGGTTGGCTACGCTGGGAACCCTTATGGCATTTACCAGTGGAATCTATAGGCTTACCTTTTGCCTGTTGGTGTCTATACCGCAATTGGGGCAAAGTAGGCAATTGGTTTTATCTAGGTTCCTTACTCGGCACAGTGTTAACAGATGTTTATTTTTATGTAGTAGATTTAATGCCCTACTGGCGGCAAATCATGCTAGTAGAACCCGCAAAAGTATCACCGATTTTGCAATCAGCCGTTAGTCAAGTACAAACACCTTGGGGTATAGGCTGGGCAGTTATACTTGGTTTAGGACTACTCATAGCAGGAATCATCCCTTTAAAACAAAAGCAGCGACATTGGTATGCCTTTAGTGGCGCAGTTTTAAGCACAATCCTAGTAGACAGTCTATTCTTAATAGCCGCTTTGACAGCATAA
- the psbU gene encoding photosystem II complex extrinsic protein PsbU, protein MKGLVRLLTVFSLLLGCWGWLGTTQNAQAASLQSFLVPQVPVLAVESGRLNRADAKLATEFGKKVDLNNTNIRAFQQYPGLYPTLAKKIIQNAPYSKVEDVLDLPGLSDRQKQILQANFDNFTVTDYEPAFNEGDDRLNNGIYR, encoded by the coding sequence GTGAAAGGATTGGTGCGTTTATTAACAGTATTTAGTTTGTTGCTGGGCTGCTGGGGATGGTTGGGAACAACTCAGAATGCCCAAGCTGCTAGTTTACAAAGTTTTTTGGTTCCTCAAGTGCCAGTTTTGGCAGTTGAATCTGGAAGATTAAATCGGGCAGATGCAAAACTAGCAACTGAATTTGGTAAAAAAGTCGATTTGAACAATACCAATATCAGAGCTTTTCAACAATATCCAGGTTTATATCCCACTCTGGCTAAGAAAATTATCCAAAACGCTCCCTACTCTAAAGTAGAGGATGTACTGGATCTGCCAGGATTGAGCGATCGCCAAAAACAAATCTTACAAGCTAATTTTGATAACTTCACAGTTACAGATTATGAACCAGCCTTCAACGAAGGTGATGATCGCTTGAACAACGGTATTTACAGATAA
- a CDS encoding DEAD/DEAH box helicase — MNFSFQELGISQDRVEHLEKLGFTEPTNIQAQAIPQLLSGRDVVGQSQTGTGKTAAFSLPILERLDVNQKAVQALVLTPTRELAIQVHDAMAQFVGNSGLRALAIYGGQSIDRQILQLKRGVQLVVGTPGRVIDLLERGCLKLDQVKWFVLDEADEMLSMGFIDDVEKILSQAPQDRQTALFSATMPPSIRMLVNKFLRSPVTVTVEQPKATPNKINQVAYLIPRHWTKAKALQPILEMEDPETALIFVRTRRTAAELTSQLQAAGHSVDEYHGDLSQQARERLLTRFRNRQVRWVVATDIAARGLDVDQLSHVINYDLPDSVETYVHRIGRTGRAGKEGTAITLVQPFERRKQQIFERHVRQNWQLLTIPTRAQIEARHILKLQEQVREALAGERLASFLPIVSELIEKYDAQAIAAAALQIAYDQTRPAWLSTEIDVAEEVVSTPKPKLMKRRGESGDRGGRNWNKSDNNGDEERRGSPKPKLRGGSRRESSVAPGNPKLGSPAARESAS; from the coding sequence ATGAACTTTTCGTTTCAAGAACTAGGAATTTCCCAAGACCGTGTAGAACACTTAGAAAAACTAGGTTTTACCGAACCAACAAACATTCAAGCCCAAGCTATTCCTCAACTATTGTCAGGGCGTGATGTAGTAGGTCAATCACAAACAGGTACAGGTAAAACAGCCGCATTTTCACTGCCAATATTAGAACGGTTAGACGTTAACCAAAAAGCAGTGCAAGCCCTAGTTTTAACCCCAACCCGTGAATTAGCCATTCAAGTCCACGATGCAATGGCTCAATTCGTTGGTAACAGTGGCTTGCGTGCTTTGGCAATTTACGGGGGTCAATCAATTGACCGCCAAATCTTACAACTCAAACGCGGCGTGCAACTTGTCGTCGGTACACCAGGACGGGTAATTGACTTACTAGAACGGGGTTGTCTGAAGCTAGACCAAGTTAAATGGTTTGTGCTGGATGAAGCTGATGAAATGTTAAGCATGGGCTTTATCGACGATGTAGAGAAAATTCTTTCTCAAGCACCCCAAGACCGGCAGACAGCTTTGTTCTCTGCTACCATGCCACCATCAATTCGGATGTTGGTCAACAAGTTCTTGCGTTCTCCAGTTACCGTCACCGTTGAGCAGCCCAAAGCTACACCAAATAAAATCAATCAGGTAGCTTATCTCATCCCCCGCCACTGGACAAAAGCCAAAGCCTTACAGCCAATTCTGGAAATGGAAGACCCAGAAACAGCTCTAATCTTTGTTCGTACCAGACGCACAGCCGCCGAACTCACCAGCCAACTGCAAGCTGCTGGTCACAGTGTAGATGAATATCACGGCGACTTGTCCCAACAAGCAAGGGAAAGATTATTAACTCGCTTCCGTAATCGTCAAGTACGCTGGGTAGTAGCAACAGACATTGCTGCACGCGGTTTAGATGTTGACCAACTATCTCACGTAATCAACTACGACTTGCCTGATAGCGTAGAAACCTACGTTCACAGAATTGGTCGTACTGGTCGCGCTGGTAAAGAAGGTACAGCTATCACCTTAGTACAACCTTTTGAGCGTCGCAAACAGCAAATATTTGAACGCCATGTTCGCCAAAATTGGCAATTGCTTACCATCCCCACAAGGGCGCAAATCGAAGCACGCCACATTTTGAAACTGCAAGAGCAAGTTAGAGAAGCGTTAGCTGGTGAACGTTTGGCTTCCTTCTTACCCATCGTTAGCGAATTGATTGAGAAATATGATGCTCAAGCGATCGCCGCAGCAGCTCTGCAAATCGCTTATGATCAAACTCGTCCCGCTTGGTTAAGCACAGAAATCGACGTTGCCGAAGAAGTCGTATCCACCCCCAAACCCAAGCTGATGAAGCGTCGTGGTGAATCTGGTGACAGAGGCGGCCGCAACTGGAACAAATCAGATAACAACGGTGACGAAGAAAGACGCGGTAGTCCCAAACCAAAATTACGGGGTGGTAGCCGTCGTGAATCTTCCGTTGCACCAGGTAATCCTAAATTAGGTTCACCTGCTGCTAGAGAGTCTGCTTCTTAG
- the nadB gene encoding L-aspartate oxidase, with translation MSQIDIPSQFDVLVVGAGAAGLYTALCLPESLRVGLITKETITLSASDWAQGGIAAAIAPDDSPALHIEDTLQAGAGLCDVSSVKFLAEQAPSCIKSLVNLGVAFDRHGQALALTLEAAHSRNRVLHAADTTGREVTTTLAAQVLRRENIQVIQQALALSLWQEPKTGHCQGISLFYQGAITWIKAGAVVLATGGGGQVFAQTTNPAVSTGDGVAIAWRAGAILRDLEFVQFHPTALTKPGADRFLISEAVRGEGAHLVDNEGRRFAFDYHPAGELAPRDIVSRAIFSHLQRTAVDPATAHVWLDMRPIPEDQISHRFPNIVKVCQRWGIDVFHEPIPVAPAAHYWMGGIATDLQNQTNIPGLYAVGETASTGVHGANRLASNSLLECIVFGAQLKNIKLADVNLSSETPALPTRELNLDEREWQNQQAQLAILREKLPRLVWQSAGICREQSTLSAAIATVESWQKDFATLALSQFLLSLQPSEPVSFNFADIDQQLRLWAETGNLLDIAYLILKSAAFRTESRGGHYRLDYPEPSPDWQVHTLVQKYGWQKSQVIKP, from the coding sequence TTGTCACAGATAGATATCCCTAGCCAATTTGATGTTTTAGTAGTCGGTGCTGGTGCGGCTGGACTATATACAGCATTGTGTTTGCCAGAATCCTTACGAGTTGGTTTGATTACCAAAGAAACGATTACTTTATCTGCTAGTGATTGGGCGCAAGGAGGTATAGCAGCTGCGATCGCACCAGATGATTCACCTGCGTTACACATTGAAGATACACTTCAGGCGGGGGCAGGTTTGTGTGATGTTTCGTCCGTCAAATTTTTAGCGGAACAAGCTCCCAGTTGTATCAAATCTTTAGTGAATTTAGGCGTTGCTTTTGACCGTCATGGACAAGCTTTAGCATTAACATTAGAAGCTGCCCATTCCCGTAACCGTGTTCTCCACGCCGCCGACACTACAGGAAGGGAGGTAACAACTACTCTTGCAGCCCAAGTCTTACGTCGTGAAAATATCCAAGTAATTCAGCAAGCTTTGGCTTTGAGTTTATGGCAAGAACCAAAAACTGGTCATTGTCAGGGAATTAGTCTATTTTATCAAGGTGCTATTACCTGGATTAAAGCTGGGGCTGTAGTTTTAGCAACTGGTGGCGGCGGTCAGGTATTCGCCCAAACTACCAACCCGGCGGTGAGTACAGGTGATGGAGTCGCCATTGCTTGGCGGGCTGGGGCAATTCTCCGTGATTTGGAGTTTGTGCAATTTCACCCTACAGCCCTCACTAAACCTGGTGCAGACCGTTTCTTGATCAGTGAAGCGGTTCGGGGCGAAGGCGCACACCTTGTAGACAATGAAGGGCGGCGATTTGCTTTTGATTATCATCCGGCTGGAGAATTAGCGCCCAGAGATATAGTAAGTCGAGCAATCTTTAGTCATTTACAACGTACTGCCGTTGATCCGGCTACGGCCCATGTCTGGCTAGATATGCGTCCTATTCCCGAAGATCAGATTAGTCATCGTTTTCCCAACATCGTTAAAGTGTGTCAGCGTTGGGGCATAGATGTTTTCCATGAACCAATTCCTGTAGCCCCAGCTGCTCATTACTGGATGGGGGGAATTGCCACCGATTTACAAAATCAAACCAATATACCAGGGTTGTATGCGGTAGGAGAAACTGCGAGTACGGGTGTACACGGAGCTAATCGTTTAGCCAGTAATTCACTACTGGAATGTATTGTATTTGGCGCGCAGTTAAAAAATATCAAGCTGGCTGATGTGAATTTATCATCAGAAACACCAGCCCTACCTACGAGAGAATTGAACCTTGATGAGCGCGAGTGGCAAAATCAGCAAGCACAGTTAGCCATACTCCGAGAGAAATTACCGCGTCTAGTCTGGCAAAGCGCGGGTATTTGTCGAGAACAGTCTACATTATCTGCGGCGATCGCCACCGTAGAATCGTGGCAGAAAGATTTTGCTACTTTAGCTTTAAGTCAGTTTCTTTTATCTTTACAACCCAGTGAGCCAGTCAGTTTTAATTTTGCTGATATCGATCAGCAATTGCGGCTTTGGGCAGAAACTGGCAATTTACTTGATATTGCTTATTTAATTCTCAAGAGTGCTGCTTTTAGAACAGAAAGCCGTGGCGGACACTATCGTTTAGACTATCCCGAACCCAGCCCTGACTGGCAAGTTCATACATTAGTGCAGAAATACGGTTGGCAGAAATCTCAGGTTATAAAACCTTAA